A single genomic interval of Bacillus sp. es.036 harbors:
- a CDS encoding DUF7147 family protein, translating into MIQRFIELGEGYSDIYELVELARTNSHRVHRLLVLKTIKNNREVLSPVVVLKPAGEGNLQPLYISREGIPAKEPSVQRQELFEALSNEIETPIIPIEVKPSSEFNEVDLYFNYIVGILRLNNLIPPLQ; encoded by the coding sequence ATGATTCAACGCTTTATCGAGCTTGGTGAAGGCTATTCTGATATATATGAATTAGTTGAACTTGCAAGAACGAATTCACATCGCGTTCACCGTTTACTCGTACTTAAAACCATTAAGAATAACAGGGAGGTTTTATCACCAGTAGTCGTCTTAAAACCCGCTGGAGAAGGAAACCTACAGCCTCTTTACATATCTAGAGAAGGGATTCCTGCAAAAGAGCCTTCTGTACAGCGCCAAGAACTATTTGAAGCATTAAGCAATGAGATCGAGACGCCAATCATCCCTATTGAAGTGAAGCCTTCAAGTGAATTTAACGAAGTAGATCTTTATTTCAACTACATTGTTGGGATACTTCGCTTAAATAACTTAATTCCTCCGCTTCAGTAA
- the rsmD gene encoding 16S rRNA (guanine(966)-N(2))-methyltransferase RsmD, which produces MREMRIIAGECKGRQIKPVPGTSTRPTTDKVRESIYNIIGPFFEGGFALDLYGGSGALGIEALSRGIEKCVFVDRESKAIETIKSNLEQTNFTESAEVFRNDSKRALKALQKREVKFSLVLLDPPYHKEQILHDLEKLTAYHLLHDQATIVVEHKKEVTLPESYAGLRMIREETYSGKTTISIYTYEQLGVEEEK; this is translated from the coding sequence GTGAGAGAGATGCGTATAATTGCAGGAGAATGTAAAGGAAGGCAAATTAAGCCTGTCCCTGGAACTTCTACAAGACCAACAACAGATAAAGTAAGAGAATCAATTTATAATATCATTGGCCCATTTTTTGAAGGTGGTTTCGCTCTTGATTTGTATGGAGGTAGTGGAGCACTAGGCATTGAAGCTTTAAGTCGTGGTATTGAAAAATGTGTTTTTGTGGATCGCGAAAGTAAAGCGATTGAAACAATCAAATCGAATTTGGAGCAAACGAATTTTACGGAATCCGCGGAAGTTTTTCGGAATGATTCAAAGCGTGCGCTAAAAGCTCTTCAAAAACGAGAGGTTAAATTTTCACTTGTTTTATTAGACCCTCCATATCATAAAGAGCAAATCTTGCACGACCTTGAAAAGCTTACGGCTTATCATTTGTTACACGATCAAGCAACGATTGTCGTTGAGCACAAAAAAGAAGTGACGCTTCCAGAATCCTATGCGGGATTGCGAATGATTCGTGAAGAAACGTATAGCGGGAAAACAACGATATCCATTTATACATATGAACAGTTGGGTGTTGAGGAGGAGAAATAG